Proteins encoded together in one Quercus lobata isolate SW786 chromosome 3, ValleyOak3.0 Primary Assembly, whole genome shotgun sequence window:
- the LOC115980791 gene encoding MLP-like protein 28, whose protein sequence is MALKYKLGTEVEIKSPPEKYYNIFKGQAFHVPNAVPDHIQGVDVHEGDWETHGSVKIWKYTMEGKSDLVFKEKVEYDDENRSATLIAIDGDVMQEYKSFKGTYQVVPKGTGSLAKLTIEYEKLSDDVPAPDKYITLMVNVTKGIDELIAKAK, encoded by the exons atggcTCTTAAGTATAAATTGGGGACTGAAGTAGAAATAAAGTCACCTCCAGAGAAGTACTACAACATCTTTAAGGGCCAAGCATTCCATGTTCCCAACGCCGTTCCTGACCATATACAAGGAGTTGACGTTCATGAAGGTGATTGGGAGACACATGGCTCTGTCAAGATCTGGAAATATACAATGG AGGGAAAATCCGACCTAGTTTTCAAAGAGAAGGTTGAATATGATGACGAAAATAGGTCAGCAACCCTTATTGCTATTGATGGAGATGTGATGCAGGAATACAAGTCCTTTAAGGGCACCTATCAGGTTGTTCCCAAGGGTACTGGCAGCTTGGCCAAATTGACTATCGAATATGAGAAACTCAGTGACGATGTGCCCGCTCCAGATAAGTATATCACTCTGATGGTTAATGTCACCAAAGGTATTGATGAGCTCATTGCTAAGGCAAAATAG